In a genomic window of Cytobacillus sp. FSL H8-0458:
- the ccsB gene encoding c-type cytochrome biogenesis protein CcsB, with translation MVTISSNLLYTAFILYLIATVFFAGSIKDKNRTKQGPNKWAAIGLWISIIGFAAQLGYFITRWIAAGHAPVSNLFEFTTFFGMSLVGAFIVIYLIYKTPILGVFTLPVAVLMIAYASMFPREVSPLIPALQSDWLHIHVTTAAVGQAILAVSFAAGLIYLVKSVDQTKQSKQRFWLEAVMFGLVCTLGFIIISSSFSASGYKAEFNWVDKNGQEDVLEYHMPALTGPHEGQLITEGKFEPLAEMPAIINAKKLNTVIWSLASGVILYLALRLVLRKRVGAALQPLAKNINLDLVDEIAYRSVLIGFPVFTLGALIFAMIWAQIAWTRFWGWDPKEVWALITFLFYAAYLHLRLSKGWHGEKSAWLAVIGFIIIMFNLVAVNLVIAGLHSYAGS, from the coding sequence GTGGTTACAATAAGCAGCAATTTACTATACACAGCTTTTATCCTCTATTTAATTGCTACTGTCTTTTTTGCCGGCTCCATAAAGGATAAGAATAGAACGAAACAAGGGCCTAACAAATGGGCAGCAATAGGATTATGGATCTCGATTATCGGGTTTGCTGCACAGCTTGGCTACTTTATTACAAGATGGATTGCAGCTGGGCATGCGCCTGTCAGCAACCTTTTCGAATTTACAACATTCTTTGGAATGTCGCTTGTTGGTGCTTTTATAGTGATTTACTTAATTTATAAAACACCTATTTTAGGAGTCTTTACGCTTCCGGTTGCGGTACTGATGATTGCCTATGCAAGTATGTTTCCGCGGGAAGTTTCACCGCTGATCCCCGCCCTGCAGAGTGATTGGCTTCATATTCACGTTACAACAGCTGCAGTTGGGCAGGCTATTTTGGCTGTAAGCTTCGCTGCCGGATTAATTTATTTGGTAAAATCAGTAGATCAAACAAAGCAAAGCAAACAGAGATTCTGGCTTGAAGCCGTTATGTTTGGCTTGGTTTGCACACTTGGGTTTATCATTATAAGCTCAAGCTTCTCAGCTTCAGGCTACAAGGCCGAATTTAACTGGGTTGATAAGAACGGTCAGGAAGATGTCCTGGAATATCATATGCCTGCTTTAACAGGTCCTCACGAGGGCCAGCTGATTACGGAAGGTAAATTTGAACCGCTGGCGGAAATGCCTGCAATCATTAATGCAAAAAAATTAAATACCGTTATATGGTCTTTGGCTTCAGGTGTCATTCTATATCTTGCTTTAAGATTGGTTCTCCGCAAGAGGGTCGGAGCTGCGCTTCAGCCGCTTGCTAAAAATATTAATCTTGATTTGGTTGACGAGATCGCTTACCGTTCAGTATTAATAGGATTTCCGGTCTTTACACTCGGAGCTTTGATTTTTGCCATGATATGGGCACAAATCGCCTGGACTCGTTTTTGGGGATGGGATCCAAAGGAAGTATGGGCGCTCATTACCTTCCTATTTTATGCTGCCTACCTGCACCTTCGCCTTTCAAAGGGCTGGCATGGCGAAAAGTCTGCGTGGCTTGCTGTAATCGGATTTATCATTATCATGTTTAATCTGGTTGCGGTAAACCTGGTCATTGCCGGATTGCACTCCTACGCTGGATCATAA
- a CDS encoding response regulator transcription factor, whose product MENQVKILLVDDEERIRRLLKMYLERENYSIDEAENGNQALSKALANDYDVILLDLMMPGKDGIEVCRELREKKATPVIMLTAKGEEVNRVQGFEVGTDDYIVKPFSPREVVLRVKALLRRSSKTTYLQTETTAKDVIVFPHLTIDNDAHKVLADGKEVSLTPKEYELLYFLAKAPDKVFDREHLLKEVWHYEFFGDLRTVDTHVKRLREKLNKVSEQAARMIVTVWGVGYKFEVINE is encoded by the coding sequence ATGGAAAACCAAGTGAAAATATTGCTAGTGGATGATGAAGAAAGAATCCGCCGTTTATTGAAAATGTACCTTGAGCGTGAAAATTATTCAATTGATGAAGCAGAGAATGGAAACCAGGCTTTGTCAAAAGCCTTGGCAAATGATTACGATGTCATTCTTTTGGATTTAATGATGCCCGGCAAAGACGGCATTGAAGTCTGCAGAGAACTGAGAGAGAAAAAAGCTACTCCGGTGATCATGCTTACAGCTAAAGGAGAAGAAGTTAACCGTGTACAGGGCTTTGAAGTCGGCACTGATGATTATATCGTAAAGCCTTTCAGTCCAAGGGAAGTTGTGCTGCGCGTGAAGGCATTATTGCGCAGATCTTCTAAAACTACTTATCTTCAGACAGAAACAACAGCAAAAGATGTAATCGTATTTCCTCATCTAACGATCGATAATGATGCTCACAAAGTATTGGCTGATGGAAAAGAAGTCAGTTTGACGCCGAAGGAATATGAACTTCTATATTTCCTGGCAAAGGCTCCAGATAAGGTATTTGACAGGGAGCATCTGCTTAAAGAAGTATGGCATTATGAATTTTTCGGAGATTTGAGAACAGTTGATACTCATGTGAAGCGTTTGCGTGAAAAACTGAATAAAGTTTCTGAGCAGGCAGCCAGAATGATTGTCACCGTTTGGGGAGTGGGCTACAAGTTCGAGGTTATCAATGAATGA
- a CDS encoding ATP-binding protein has translation MMLFRSVAGKLWGTILLLVSFVLLILTVMLLEFFENYHINETEKGLSNTAHKITRILKEHNREVGLEISWELVDDVTKVVIINSPKEYYYSPNHTDSLKLPISYLTEEDDLKEVLTEDKTVKKVTSVNPEYTDVSADDDSKILIIGVPLHGDGSNGAVFIYQSIEVMHETLRSTTKFILLAAGVAIILTTIFAFFLSTRINAPLRKMKEAAFEVARGKFDTKVPILTNDEVGELAMAFNQMGRQLKFNMNALSQEKEQLASILSGMADGVITFNRDGTILITNPPAERFLQSWFYELDDIENNTEEVPSKVMELFQLAVNTEKEQIGEISIQGRSWVIIVSPLYNNKYIRGAVAVIRDMTEERKLDKLRNDFIANVSHELRTPISMMQGYSEAIVDDIAGTDEEKKEMASVIYDESLRMGRLVNELLDLARMEAGHIQLTMEETEVNSFLQRITRKFQGLAKEKEIILEHDLQSKGLSIQFDPDRIEQVMTNLIDNAIRHTPHNGEVKVIERSDERGLFIEVKDSGSGIPEEDLPFVFERFYKADKARTRGRSGTGLGLAIAKNIIVAHKGHITVQSKTGHGTTFSIFIPRNDG, from the coding sequence ATGATGCTCTTTAGGAGTGTTGCCGGAAAGCTTTGGGGCACAATTCTTTTGTTGGTATCCTTTGTTCTGCTGATTTTAACAGTCATGCTGCTGGAGTTTTTTGAGAATTACCATATAAATGAAACAGAAAAAGGATTATCGAATACGGCCCATAAAATAACCAGAATTTTAAAAGAACATAATCGTGAAGTCGGTTTGGAGATTTCCTGGGAGCTTGTCGATGATGTTACAAAAGTAGTCATTATTAATTCGCCGAAAGAGTATTACTATTCTCCTAACCATACAGATTCATTAAAACTGCCCATTTCCTACCTCACTGAGGAAGATGATTTAAAAGAAGTTCTCACGGAAGATAAGACTGTAAAAAAAGTAACATCCGTTAATCCTGAGTATACAGACGTATCCGCAGATGACGACAGTAAAATTCTTATCATTGGAGTCCCGCTTCATGGTGACGGCAGCAATGGAGCCGTTTTTATTTATCAGTCCATCGAAGTTATGCACGAAACATTGCGTTCAACGACAAAGTTCATATTGCTTGCTGCGGGAGTTGCCATCATTTTAACAACCATCTTTGCTTTTTTCTTATCAACAAGAATCAATGCTCCGCTAAGAAAAATGAAAGAAGCTGCCTTTGAGGTAGCAAGAGGTAAATTTGATACAAAAGTTCCGATTCTGACTAATGATGAGGTTGGCGAATTAGCCATGGCTTTTAATCAGATGGGCAGACAGCTGAAATTTAATATGAATGCTTTAAGCCAGGAAAAAGAACAGCTGGCAAGCATTTTAAGCGGGATGGCCGATGGGGTAATCACCTTCAACCGGGATGGAACAATTCTGATCACCAATCCTCCTGCAGAGCGGTTTTTGCAAAGCTGGTTTTATGAGCTGGATGACATTGAGAATAATACAGAGGAAGTCCCTTCCAAAGTAATGGAGCTCTTCCAGCTTGCTGTTAATACCGAGAAGGAACAGATTGGCGAAATCTCTATCCAGGGACGTTCCTGGGTGATAATCGTCAGCCCTCTTTATAATAATAAATATATTAGGGGAGCGGTTGCAGTTATCAGGGATATGACTGAGGAGCGTAAGCTGGATAAGCTCCGCAACGATTTTATAGCGAATGTTTCACATGAATTAAGGACGCCAATTTCGATGATGCAAGGGTATAGTGAAGCGATTGTTGATGATATTGCCGGCACGGATGAAGAGAAAAAAGAGATGGCAAGTGTCATTTATGATGAATCCCTGAGAATGGGCCGGCTTGTGAATGAACTGCTGGATCTTGCCAGAATGGAAGCCGGACATATTCAGCTGACAATGGAAGAAACTGAGGTAAACTCATTTCTGCAAAGAATTACCAGGAAGTTTCAGGGGCTCGCTAAAGAGAAGGAAATTATTCTGGAACATGATTTGCAAAGCAAAGGTTTATCTATTCAATTTGATCCGGACAGAATAGAACAGGTTATGACCAATCTGATTGATAATGCCATCCGGCACACCCCTCATAACGGAGAGGTTAAAGTTATCGAACGGAGTGATGAACGGGGGCTGTTTATCGAAGTGAAAGATTCTGGCTCGGGAATCCCCGAAGAAGACCTGCCGTTCGTTTTTGAACGTTTTTATAAAGCCGACAAAGCAAGAACACGGGGGCGATCCGGAACTGGTCTTGGACTCGCAATTGCAAAAAATATTATTGTAGCTCATAAAGGGCATATTACTGTTCAAAGCAAGACCGGTCATGGTACGACATTTTCAATATTTATCCCTCGAAATGACGGATAA
- the sigX gene encoding RNA polymerase sigma factor SigX, whose amino-acid sequence MDSVFDELYKKYHQDVFQFLFYMVKNKELAEDLVQEVYIRVLKSYERFEGKSSEKTWLFSIARNVAIDSFRKQKGWKQKIMEKFDWSTQQVKDELPLPEEIAVQREEIQMIYRCLDLCTMDQRLVIIMRYIHELTITETADSLGWTESKVKTTQHRALKVLKNHMEQFKAKEGMDNEGIKVER is encoded by the coding sequence ATGGACTCCGTTTTTGATGAACTTTATAAAAAATACCATCAGGACGTTTTTCAATTTCTTTTTTATATGGTCAAAAACAAGGAACTGGCTGAGGATTTAGTCCAGGAAGTCTATATAAGAGTATTAAAGTCTTATGAAAGATTTGAAGGGAAAAGCAGCGAAAAAACATGGCTCTTTTCAATTGCGCGGAATGTTGCCATTGATTCCTTTCGCAAGCAAAAGGGCTGGAAACAAAAGATTATGGAGAAATTTGACTGGTCAACTCAGCAGGTAAAGGATGAGCTCCCCTTGCCTGAAGAAATTGCTGTTCAACGAGAAGAAATTCAGATGATCTATCGCTGTCTGGATTTATGCACCATGGACCAGAGGCTTGTCATTATTATGAGATATATACATGAACTTACCATTACAGAAACAGCTGATTCACTTGGCTGGACTGAAAGTAAGGTGAAGACAACACAGCATCGTGCGTTAAAGGTACTAAAAAATCATATGGAACAATTTAAGGCAAAGGAGGGAATGGATAATGAAGGAATCAAAGTGGAGCGATGA